The Halovivax ruber XH-70 genome includes the window GACCAGTGCGAGTACCCGTCCAGCACCACCGACGAAACGCCCGACTGCGAGCAGGAAAGCCGCGGTGACGAGCGGGACGACGACGAGCAAGATCGGGAAGAGTGTGAGGTCACTCATCTTCTAACACCTCCACGACGACGTCTTCACGAATCGAGCCGTATTCCTCGTGAATGCGGACGACGAGCGCGAGTGCGAGCGCTGTCAGGCTCACCCCCACCACGATGGCGGTGAGGATGAGCACGTGTGGAAGCGGGTTGACGTACGCCGATTCCGACCCTTTTCCGACCGCTGGGAGGCCCCCATCGCGGACGGAGAGCGTGATGAAGAACAGGAAGATACCTGTCTGGAAGACGTTGAGACCGATCACTTTCTTCACCAGATTCTCGTCGTCGATGATCATGTACAGGCCGATCCCGAGCAGTACCGCGAAGACGACGTAGTTGTAGTGGGTCGTGAGTAGCTCCATCATCGTCGATCACCTCCTTCGTCAGCTGGTGACGACCGATCCGATCCGTCGTCGACTGATGTCGATGGATCCGAGTCCGTCTCTACCGAATCGGCGTCGGTCGGCGTATCGGTTCGATCCGCGGGATCGTTGGTCGCTTCGTATCCGGTCCCGTTCGCAGGTTCGTCGGTCGACTCGTGTCCGGTCTGGTCCGCTGTTTCCTCACCGGATTGATCCGCTGATGCAGTGCCGGTCTGTGCCGCTTCGTCACGCCGCCGATTGGGAACACGCTGTGCTGACGGTTTCGCGTACGGAGAGCCACCCGGTGGCATCGCGCCGCGGGCCAGCTGGAAGAACAGCACGATGACGACACCGGCGACGGTCATCGCGATCCCGACCTCGACGAGTTCGATGCCGTACTTCCAGGGGTGTGGAATCGCCGGGTACACTCCGAGTTCGAGGAAGTCGCTACGGGTTCCGAAAAGTACCGCCCCTAGCGCGATCGCCGCGAAGACGAGGATCCCGCCGCTCGTAATCCCGACGAGCACGCGCTTGTCGAGCCACTCCCACGTCGGGTCGATCCCGTAGGCGAACGAGAGCATGACGATCACGGAGGCGACGATGACGCCGCCCTGGAAGCCACCGCCAGGAGAACTGGCGCCGTGAAGCGTGATGAACAGCCCGTAGGTCAGGACGAACGGGGCGACGAGTCTGACTGTCGCCATGATGATCGGACTCTCGACGTAGGTACGTCCGTCGCTCATGCGTCCACCTCCCGTCTGAGGACGGTGAGGACGGCGACGCCGGCCGTAAAGACGACCGTTGCCTCGCCGAGCGTGTCGAACCCACGATAGGCGACGAGGATCGCCGTCACGACGTTCTCGACGTGGGTCTGTTCGTACGCCATGGTGACGTAGTGGTCGTAGATCTCACCGAAGACCGGATTACCCGCCGTTTCACCGATTTCGGGGAGTGCGGGAACCGTCGCGAGGATCGCGAGGACGAAGAGGCCACAGAGGGCGGCGACTCCCCAGTTGATCTCGACCGGTCTGAGTTCGATCCCGGTCAACCGGGTCGTCCGTGCGATCGAGACGAGCAGGAGGACCGTCATGATGCCGGCACCGACCGCGGCCTCCGTCAGGCCGACGTCGGGAGCACGAAGGACGATCCACAGAACGGCCATTCCGAGGCTGTACGCACCGAAGACGATGATCGCCGCGAGCACGTCTCGAAGGATGGCCGTCATCAGCGCCGAGAGGACGATGAAGACGAGCAGGCCAGCCTCGAGGAGCGTCATCATCGATCGTCACCTCGCGTCCAGGGTTCGATTCCTTGCTCGTGGGCCGCACGGGCGATAGCGTGAGCGGCGGTGGGCGACGTGATCAGCATGAGCGCGACCAGCATGGCTACCTTGAT containing:
- a CDS encoding cation:proton antiporter subunit C, with the protein product MMELLTTHYNYVVFAVLLGIGLYMIIDDENLVKKVIGLNVFQTGIFLFFITLSVRDGGLPAVGKGSESAYVNPLPHVLILTAIVVGVSLTALALALVVRIHEEYGSIREDVVVEVLEDE
- a CDS encoding DUF4040 domain-containing protein, translating into MMTLLEAGLLVFIVLSALMTAILRDVLAAIIVFGAYSLGMAVLWIVLRAPDVGLTEAAVGAGIMTVLLLVSIARTTRLTGIELRPVEINWGVAALCGLFVLAILATVPALPEIGETAGNPVFGEIYDHYVTMAYEQTHVENVVTAILVAYRGFDTLGEATVVFTAGVAVLTVLRREVDA
- a CDS encoding MnhB domain-containing protein, coding for MSDGRTYVESPIIMATVRLVAPFVLTYGLFITLHGASSPGGGFQGGVIVASVIVMLSFAYGIDPTWEWLDKRVLVGITSGGILVFAAIALGAVLFGTRSDFLELGVYPAIPHPWKYGIELVEVGIAMTVAGVVIVLFFQLARGAMPPGGSPYAKPSAQRVPNRRRDEAAQTGTASADQSGEETADQTGHESTDEPANGTGYEATNDPADRTDTPTDADSVETDSDPSTSVDDGSDRSSPADEGGDRR